TTTTCTAGGGCAAAGAACGGAACGACGGCAGATCCGCCGGGGGGCCTTCGCTACTCCTTGAGCACTCAGCGAAAGACGGGGTTTATTGAGCGCTTACCTTTAAGCGGTCACTCAGATCGATACCGGCTTTCTGATTTCCGACCATATCTTTACAATTATCTTCTAAATACTTTACAATCCAGACGTTCATCTTTTCAATTAATCATTGATGAAAGCAAAGCTGACTGTCCAGGATGCCAAGCGTTGGGTTACCCGAGAGATCCTGGCGGGGAATAGCTCGCATCTTTCAAGCCGATTGGCTGCGCAATTTGGGGTATCTCGAGTAACGGCGGCTAACGCTCTCAAGAAGCTCGTCAATGACGGGTGGTTGGATTCTTCGGGTGGGACTCGCCCAAATTATCACCTTGGGCGGAATCGGGAGATAGCCGAAACATTTTCACTACCAGGGGTTGATGAGCATATTGTTTGGGAACACAAGTTCAGACCGTGGTTTGATCTGCCCCTAAACGTACTTGGCATAGCCCATCATGGGTTTACTGAAATGGTGAATAATGCCAACGATCATTCTGGCGGCAAATTCGTCACCGCCTTGATGAGACTCTATGAAGGCAATTTGGTCATTGCAGTTCTTGACGATGGCATCGGGATTTTCGAGAAGATTGCACAAGCCATGAGCTTGCCCGATCGTCGACTTGCCATTCTGGAGCTATCAAAAGGCAAATTCACGACCGACCCCGCGAATCATTCCGGGGAGGGTATTTTCTTTACGTCTCGCATGTTCGATCAGTTCCAGATCGAGGCCAACGGTTTGCATTACGACCACGACGTCCGGGACAAACATGACTGGCTGCTTGAAATCGACCGCCCGGCGACCGGAACGCTTGTATACATGGCCATTCCCATCAATAGCCAACGTACGGCGCGAGAAGTCTTCGATGAATACACAACTGGCGACAACTTTGGTTTCGACAAGACAGTCGTGCCGGTCCGGCTCGCCAGAATCGGGCATGAGAACCTGGTGTCGCGCTCCCAAGCCAAACGTCTTGTTGCCAGATTCGAAGGTTTCAGGACAGTGCTACTCGACTTCACTGGGGTCGATGAGATCGGACAAGCATTTGCCGACGAAATTTTCAGGGTCTTTGCCAACTTGCATCCCGAGGTTGAGCTCGTTGAAATCCACACAACTCCAAACGTTGAAAAAATGATTATTCGCGCCAGAACCGCCGGCATCATGGCTGCGCAACTGCAAGGAAGCGGTGACTCAGGCACATGACGAGGCATGCATGATTTAGGTTCCAGATTCTAATCCGCGGCAGCCCCCGCCCCCTCTTCCTCTCCCGTGTGCTGGGGGAGGCGTGCGCCTTCAATTCGCCGTTTTGCTTATTTCTTGAGCAGCTTCGCCATCCTCGCCCACTGGCTATACTTTTCGCATGAACGGCGCGGCATCCGCGCGCGGCCGGTGAAGCATCCGGATTAGCCGGCCGGCAAGCTGATTACCTCGCGGATTTCGCTGGACGAGATCAATGCCGGCCTCGACCGCCTCGCCGCGGGCGAGGCGGTGCGCCAGGTGATCGTTTTCTAGCCTACCAAGGGAGGCCCCCCGGCTTTGCCGGGGAGGCAGTAGAAGTTTGACGTATTCGGGAGTCCATCGGAGGAAACTCCTCTTCGTGAGCCGCCAAGCACACTAAAGGGAGAATCACGATGGACAAGTACGAAAGCCTAAGCCACACGGCCTGGGAGTGCAAATATCACGTTGTCTTCATACCGAAACCTGATTACCAATGAACCTCAGCGATAGTTACGCTGGCTCGGTGGCGAAAAAATACTGGCTGTTCAAGAGATTGTCCGTCTCGGAATTTTCGAAGCCTTTTCACGACTGAACAGCGGTCCCCGATTACGACGCATTAAGTTCGAATCGGCGCATTCAAGTCTCCTGGCTCGCTCTCTGTAAACCATGCTGAGTTTCATTGGTAATCAGGTACCGAAATGTCGGCGACGAACGTTGTACGGGGAACTGCGCCAGTACCTTGGAGAG
This genomic interval from Anaerolineales bacterium contains the following:
- a CDS encoding DUF4325 domain-containing protein; amino-acid sequence: MKAKLTVQDAKRWVTREILAGNSSHLSSRLAAQFGVSRVTAANALKKLVNDGWLDSSGGTRPNYHLGRNREIAETFSLPGVDEHIVWEHKFRPWFDLPLNVLGIAHHGFTEMVNNANDHSGGKFVTALMRLYEGNLVIAVLDDGIGIFEKIAQAMSLPDRRLAILELSKGKFTTDPANHSGEGIFFTSRMFDQFQIEANGLHYDHDVRDKHDWLLEIDRPATGTLVYMAIPINSQRTAREVFDEYTTGDNFGFDKTVVPVRLARIGHENLVSRSQAKRLVARFEGFRTVLLDFTGVDEIGQAFADEIFRVFANLHPEVELVEIHTTPNVEKMIIRARTAGIMAAQLQGSGDSGT